From the Maioricimonas rarisocia genome, one window contains:
- a CDS encoding response regulator translates to MTDGRSKRVLLVQESPTQAQALGLTLEEAGFDVEIVSDVGAALESLRRQPFELVVTALSLPGRNGLELCRAIRSTPEWHAIAVMTLVGVRSVSQILESLAAGADGYVRKNRSPEAALVEIRSVLQRRSESATPLPQVKKVVFRGRSFDVPTEPDRLISVLMSSLADLSAFIPEPSVNPVAADVGDGAGNVDADEPVEPAPLRVLLVDDSATNRTLGRALLSSAGHAVETANNGVEAVDLATTRPFDVILMDVEMPEMDGLDATRAIRRQEARTANRIPVFAMSAHSSEADHQRCLDAGMDSCLAKPIRIAEVESALSSVADSCSHASSAPPGSDGGPELVDWEIALENMDGDDEILQEVIQETIEETPELLAQLKHAAANGDGDEVGRLAHTIKSAGQTFAADRLSQQAEELETPAPSAQPDGADPRIRELIQTTTAFLEELRQRQNGTLLAPGQDSPG, encoded by the coding sequence ATGACTGACGGCCGATCAAAGCGGGTTCTGCTCGTTCAGGAGAGCCCCACGCAGGCCCAGGCGCTCGGCCTGACGCTTGAAGAGGCGGGCTTCGACGTGGAGATCGTCTCCGACGTCGGCGCTGCCCTCGAGTCTCTGCGGCGACAGCCGTTCGAACTGGTCGTCACAGCCCTGTCGCTGCCCGGCAGGAACGGCCTCGAACTCTGTCGCGCCATCCGGTCGACTCCGGAGTGGCACGCGATCGCAGTGATGACACTCGTTGGAGTCCGGTCTGTCAGCCAGATTCTGGAGAGCCTGGCGGCCGGCGCGGATGGCTACGTGCGCAAAAACCGGTCTCCCGAGGCGGCACTGGTTGAGATTCGTAGCGTTCTGCAGCGCAGATCAGAGTCGGCGACGCCGTTGCCTCAAGTGAAGAAAGTCGTGTTCCGCGGACGATCGTTCGACGTTCCGACTGAACCCGATCGGTTGATCTCGGTCCTGATGTCGAGCCTGGCGGACCTCTCGGCGTTCATACCCGAGCCCTCTGTGAACCCGGTGGCGGCCGATGTCGGCGATGGCGCTGGAAATGTCGATGCCGACGAGCCGGTCGAGCCGGCGCCGCTCCGGGTGCTGCTCGTGGATGACAGTGCCACGAACCGGACGCTCGGCCGCGCATTGCTGTCGTCGGCAGGTCATGCGGTGGAAACGGCCAACAACGGTGTCGAAGCGGTCGACCTGGCGACCACACGGCCGTTCGACGTGATTCTGATGGACGTCGAAATGCCGGAGATGGACGGGCTCGACGCGACGCGCGCGATTCGTCGGCAGGAAGCGCGTACGGCGAACCGTATTCCGGTCTTTGCGATGTCCGCTCACAGCTCCGAGGCGGACCATCAGCGGTGCCTGGACGCAGGTATGGACAGTTGCCTCGCCAAGCCGATCCGGATTGCCGAGGTCGAGTCCGCTCTGTCCTCCGTCGCGGATTCCTGCAGCCATGCATCTTCAGCCCCGCCGGGCTCGGACGGCGGGCCTGAACTGGTGGACTGGGAGATCGCCCTGGAGAACATGGATGGCGACGACGAGATTCTGCAGGAAGTGATCCAGGAGACGATCGAAGAAACGCCCGAACTTCTCGCGCAGCTGAAGCACGCGGCTGCCAATGGGGACGGCGATGAGGTTGGCCGGTTGGCACACACGATCAAGTCGGCCGGGCAAACCTTTGCTGCGGACCGGCTCTCGCAGCAGGCCGAAGAACTCGAGACCCCGGCGCCGTCCGCGCAACCGGATGGTGCCGATCCGCGGATCCGCGAACTGATTCAAACGACGACGGCGTTTCTGGAGGAACTTCGGCAGCGGCAGAACGGAACGCTTCTTGCGCCTGGGCAGGACAGTCCAGGCTGA
- the cheB gene encoding chemotaxis-specific protein-glutamate methyltransferase CheB, with translation MLRVLVVDDSPVSRDVLCEILASDPGIELVGVAKDGIEAVERTRELRPDVITMDVEMPRLDGYAATEEIMIAEPTPIVVVSGSMSRPDIEKSMNSLRAGALTVIGKPPSPQSPEFESAAAMLIETVKTMAHVKVIRRHRRKAAAPKRTSRASSGEVDRRRHFDVVAVAASTGGPPALLRILSGLTADFPLPILVVQHISAGFSNGFARWLDVSVSLRVKVADDREPLVAGTVYVAPEDTHLGVGSQQRIALSDHAPVEGFRPSATVLFESVAQSFGQTTLALILTGMGCDGVEGLRAVRHAGGQVIAQNEATCVVYGMPGAAVEAHLADRVLPLDDIASVLDVVGRRALRDRQVDSATPPCDAEGV, from the coding sequence ATGCTCCGTGTACTCGTCGTGGACGATTCTCCGGTTTCGCGAGATGTGCTGTGTGAGATTCTGGCCAGTGATCCCGGCATCGAGCTGGTGGGTGTGGCGAAGGACGGCATCGAAGCGGTCGAGCGGACCCGTGAGCTCAGGCCGGACGTCATCACCATGGACGTCGAGATGCCACGTCTGGACGGCTATGCCGCGACCGAAGAGATCATGATTGCCGAGCCAACGCCCATCGTCGTGGTCAGCGGAAGCATGAGCCGGCCGGACATCGAGAAATCGATGAACTCCCTGCGCGCGGGGGCGCTGACGGTGATCGGAAAACCACCTTCGCCGCAGTCTCCGGAGTTCGAGTCCGCGGCAGCGATGCTCATCGAGACCGTCAAGACGATGGCGCATGTGAAGGTGATCCGCCGCCATCGGCGCAAGGCCGCGGCGCCCAAACGAACCTCGCGGGCTTCGTCAGGAGAGGTTGACCGGCGCCGACACTTTGACGTCGTCGCTGTTGCCGCCTCGACCGGCGGGCCGCCGGCACTGCTGCGGATTCTTTCGGGCCTGACGGCGGACTTCCCGTTGCCGATCCTCGTCGTCCAGCACATCAGTGCGGGATTCTCCAACGGGTTCGCGCGATGGCTGGATGTGTCAGTGTCGCTGCGGGTCAAGGTGGCCGACGATCGCGAACCGCTCGTGGCGGGAACGGTCTATGTCGCTCCGGAAGACACGCATCTGGGCGTGGGATCGCAGCAGCGAATCGCTTTGAGCGACCACGCCCCGGTGGAGGGATTTCGCCCCTCCGCGACCGTCCTGTTCGAGTCAGTCGCGCAGTCGTTCGGACAGACGACGCTGGCGCTGATTCTGACCGGAATGGGGTGCGACGGGGTGGAGGGGCTGCGGGCCGTTCGCCACGCCGGCGGTCAGGTCATCGCACAGAACGAAGCGACCTGCGTGGTCTACGGCATGCCGGGAGCGGCGGTGGAAGCCCATCTGGCCGACCGGGTGCTGCCGCTTGACGACATCGCCTCGGTGCTCGACGTGGTCGGTCGTCGTGCTCTCAGAGATCGGCAGGTCGACTCTGCTACGCCCCCTTGCGATGCAGAAGGGGTATAA
- a CDS encoding efflux RND transporter permease subunit has product MRLVDQAVRQPITVTVGVILSVLAGVLAFTRVPIQMAPEVASVVIAVTTFWENASAQEVESDVIEEQEQRLGELTGLVAMTSISQPGRGQIRLEFETGTDISKAMADVDQKLSEVPTYPAGVDEPQVEDYDPESADYIAWIGLASTDPNFDPTTLYDFMERRLKPRFERINGISQVGINGARESEVQIRVDPFALAQRGITYSELVDALQYNNGNFSGGKLPEGKSDIRIRSVGRFRDAKWVENLVIRRDADGLVYLRDVAEVVQTHKEPTEWVRARGHLMPFFNFLLENGGNLLETMAAIQAEVAELNRPGGLLEQQARLLGLDGTLELVQTYDSTTYVTDAIDLVQSNIVAGGALAVLTLLMFLRSLRTIGVIAIAIPISSIVAVVILVALGRSMNIISLAGMAFAVGMVVDNAIVVIENIFRHLQMGKPVKKAAIEGTKEVGGAVLASTLTTLVVFFPILLIEEKAGQLFRDIALAIMAAVGVSFVVSMTVIPSAAGLLLRPAKAQPRSSRSGRTTRWGRLVELVRAASDIPAIVGGLVYRLIGSWWVRIAVVAVFVGGTTVGIWALTPPLDYLPTGNRNIVFGLLIPPPGYNLEQLSKIGERMEAVVKPAWEAAGDKFGVEAVARGSEWSGEDERQPIPAGPGSEETVLPPPLEHYFLVAFDGRVFQVAISEDKERVVDAIPLLNAAAGGENAPDVIGFAFQFPLFRTGGTTGSAIKVDVVGDDLDSVTASAAALFGRLAGEFGPMSVTPEPANFLLPTPEIRVTPDDERLQDVGMTRRDVGMAVAAAGDGLLLVRAFDVGGELKDLKIITQEALDNHPTQALQNLPLATPTGEVVDLPSLAAIDRVRAADQIKRVDRQRAVTLQFTPPKGLPLQVAVDQVNAFVSELRDAGAIPPQVEVNLAGSAGELAQLRTILLGDGTIAGTLSSSLFLALLVVYLLMVVLFQSWTYPLVIMVSVPLATLGGFMGLALVHYWSVADRYMPVQNMDVLTIFGFVILAGVVVNNAILIVYQAINFMKGRSEEGEDVSNLTPRQAIAKSVESRVRPIMMSTLTSVGGMLPLVLMPGSGSELYRGLGGVVVGGLVVSTVFTIILVPVLLSILFSLRRPVVDDSDENDTASSARPPATLPEMPAIADESRQATRELVGTAVGDE; this is encoded by the coding sequence ATGAGACTGGTTGATCAGGCGGTCCGACAACCCATTACGGTCACTGTCGGAGTCATCCTTTCGGTGCTCGCCGGGGTGCTGGCGTTCACTCGTGTGCCGATCCAGATGGCGCCGGAAGTCGCTTCCGTCGTTATTGCCGTGACGACGTTCTGGGAGAACGCCTCTGCCCAGGAGGTCGAAAGTGACGTCATCGAAGAGCAGGAGCAGCGGCTCGGAGAGCTGACGGGGCTCGTCGCGATGACGAGCATCAGTCAGCCGGGACGCGGTCAGATTCGTCTCGAGTTCGAGACCGGCACCGACATCAGCAAGGCGATGGCGGATGTCGATCAAAAGCTCTCGGAGGTCCCGACCTATCCGGCCGGCGTCGACGAACCGCAGGTTGAGGACTACGACCCCGAGTCGGCCGACTACATCGCCTGGATCGGACTGGCCTCCACCGATCCGAATTTCGATCCCACGACGCTCTACGACTTCATGGAGCGGCGGCTCAAACCGCGGTTCGAGCGGATCAACGGGATTTCCCAGGTCGGCATCAACGGTGCCCGCGAGTCGGAAGTGCAGATTCGTGTCGATCCGTTCGCGCTCGCGCAGCGTGGCATCACGTACTCTGAACTCGTGGATGCCCTGCAGTACAACAACGGCAACTTTTCCGGAGGCAAACTGCCGGAGGGAAAGAGCGACATCCGCATCCGCTCGGTCGGCCGGTTCCGCGATGCGAAGTGGGTCGAGAATCTCGTTATCCGCCGCGATGCTGACGGCCTGGTGTACCTGCGGGACGTCGCCGAGGTGGTGCAGACTCACAAGGAGCCGACCGAATGGGTCCGTGCCCGTGGACACCTGATGCCGTTCTTCAACTTCCTGCTCGAGAACGGTGGAAACCTGCTGGAGACAATGGCCGCCATTCAGGCCGAAGTCGCTGAACTGAATCGGCCGGGCGGACTTCTCGAACAGCAGGCCCGCCTCCTCGGACTCGACGGGACGCTCGAACTGGTCCAGACGTACGACTCGACGACGTACGTGACGGACGCGATTGATCTTGTGCAGAGCAACATCGTCGCCGGCGGTGCGCTGGCCGTGTTGACGCTGCTGATGTTTCTGCGCTCGCTGCGGACGATTGGCGTGATCGCGATTGCGATCCCGATTTCGTCGATTGTCGCCGTCGTGATCCTGGTCGCGCTCGGTCGCTCGATGAACATCATCTCGCTGGCCGGGATGGCGTTCGCGGTCGGGATGGTCGTCGATAACGCGATTGTGGTCATCGAGAACATCTTCCGGCACCTGCAGATGGGCAAGCCGGTCAAGAAGGCGGCGATCGAGGGAACGAAAGAAGTGGGGGGAGCCGTACTCGCGTCGACCCTCACCACGCTCGTCGTGTTTTTCCCCATTCTGCTGATCGAAGAGAAGGCCGGTCAGCTGTTTCGTGATATCGCGCTGGCGATCATGGCGGCAGTCGGGGTGAGCTTCGTCGTCTCGATGACGGTGATTCCCTCGGCGGCCGGTCTTCTGCTCAGGCCCGCGAAGGCGCAGCCGCGTTCGTCCCGTTCCGGTCGCACGACGCGATGGGGGCGGCTTGTCGAACTTGTTCGGGCCGCCTCCGATATTCCCGCGATCGTCGGCGGTCTCGTTTACCGACTTATCGGGAGCTGGTGGGTGCGGATTGCGGTGGTGGCTGTCTTCGTTGGGGGCACGACAGTGGGCATCTGGGCACTGACGCCGCCGCTCGACTATCTGCCCACAGGGAACCGGAACATTGTCTTTGGCCTGTTGATTCCGCCCCCCGGATACAACCTCGAGCAGCTCTCGAAGATTGGCGAGCGGATGGAAGCGGTCGTCAAGCCGGCTTGGGAAGCGGCTGGCGACAAGTTCGGCGTCGAGGCGGTTGCGAGGGGAAGCGAGTGGTCCGGCGAAGACGAGCGGCAACCGATTCCGGCAGGGCCTGGCTCGGAGGAGACCGTCCTGCCTCCCCCTCTCGAACATTACTTCCTCGTGGCGTTTGACGGTCGCGTGTTCCAGGTAGCGATCTCGGAGGACAAAGAGCGGGTCGTCGACGCCATTCCGCTGCTCAATGCGGCAGCCGGCGGTGAGAATGCTCCGGACGTGATCGGATTCGCGTTCCAGTTTCCGCTGTTCCGGACGGGGGGAACGACCGGTTCGGCGATCAAGGTGGATGTGGTCGGCGACGATCTCGACTCGGTGACGGCTTCGGCCGCCGCACTCTTCGGACGACTGGCCGGCGAGTTCGGACCGATGTCGGTGACACCCGAGCCGGCCAACTTCCTGCTGCCCACGCCAGAGATCCGCGTCACGCCGGATGACGAACGGCTGCAGGATGTCGGCATGACACGGCGGGATGTCGGCATGGCGGTCGCTGCCGCCGGAGACGGTCTGCTGCTGGTGCGTGCCTTCGACGTCGGCGGCGAACTGAAGGACCTGAAGATCATCACGCAGGAAGCGCTGGACAATCATCCGACTCAGGCGCTGCAGAACCTGCCTCTCGCCACCCCGACCGGTGAAGTCGTCGACCTTCCGAGTCTTGCCGCGATCGATCGCGTGCGAGCCGCGGACCAGATCAAGCGGGTCGACCGGCAGCGGGCGGTCACGCTGCAGTTCACGCCTCCCAAGGGGTTGCCTCTGCAGGTGGCGGTCGATCAGGTGAACGCGTTCGTTTCGGAGTTGCGGGACGCCGGCGCCATTCCACCTCAGGTCGAGGTGAATCTTGCCGGCTCGGCGGGCGAACTGGCGCAGCTGAGAACGATTCTGCTGGGTGACGGTACGATCGCCGGCACGCTGAGCAGTTCGCTGTTTCTGGCCCTGCTGGTCGTCTACCTGTTGATGGTCGTCCTGTTTCAGAGCTGGACGTATCCGCTGGTGATCATGGTGAGTGTGCCTCTGGCAACGCTGGGCGGCTTCATGGGCCTCGCGCTCGTGCACTACTGGAGCGTCGCCGACCGGTACATGCCGGTGCAGAACATGGACGTGCTGACGATCTTCGGGTTCGTCATTCTGGCCGGTGTGGTGGTCAACAATGCGATTCTGATCGTCTACCAGGCGATCAATTTCATGAAGGGCCGCTCCGAGGAAGGGGAAGACGTTTCGAACCTGACTCCGCGGCAGGCAATCGCGAAGAGCGTGGAATCCCGCGTGCGGCCGATCATGATGAGTACGCTGACCAGCGTGGGCGGCATGCTGCCGCTGGTTCTGATGCCCGGTTCCGGCAGCGAACTGTATCGTGGTCTGGGAGGCGTCGTCGTGGGGGGACTCGTTGTGTCGACGGTCTTCACGATCATTCTGGTTCCGGTCCTGCTGAGCATTCTGTTCAGTTTGAGACGACCGGTTGTGGACGATTCGGATGAGAACGATACCGCTTCGTCTGCCAGACCACCTGCAACTCTGCCGGAGATGCCGGCCATTGCTGACGAATCACGGCAGGCG
- a CDS encoding TetR/AcrR family transcriptional regulator: MVDREERNRTGPHEHRRLGGNPQAADAQCVAATAWSSVLGGCHRCGAISPAVADSGIDLLDDWSNHVAGLNQTTGLPMPPMTCTSTRDRIVEAATRAMTARSYNGVGLNEILKNAGVPKGSFYHFFESKENLGIAVIEKSTEDHLQRLRTFYSDRTKSPLQRLRALCQTFRDEAGEQPRRECVFCKLALEQAGLSEPLRAAIRCSMEQTKALHAQLIREAQAAEEVCSRFDPEQLAEYVTVALDGAMIRAQIEGGPGPIDTFMHFVFDELLKP; this comes from the coding sequence ATGGTGGACCGAGAGGAACGGAACCGGACTGGTCCGCACGAGCACCGCCGACTGGGTGGAAATCCGCAAGCTGCTGACGCACAATGTGTTGCGGCCACGGCGTGGAGCAGCGTTCTCGGCGGATGTCATCGGTGCGGTGCCATTTCCCCTGCCGTCGCCGATTCCGGGATTGACTTACTAGACGACTGGTCTAATCATGTCGCGGGCCTCAACCAGACAACGGGTTTGCCCATGCCACCGATGACGTGTACCAGCACCAGGGACCGAATTGTCGAAGCCGCCACCCGGGCGATGACGGCCAGAAGCTACAACGGGGTGGGGCTGAACGAGATTCTCAAGAATGCTGGTGTGCCCAAGGGGTCGTTTTACCACTTCTTCGAGTCGAAGGAGAACCTGGGCATCGCGGTCATCGAAAAGTCGACGGAGGATCACCTGCAGCGACTGCGGACGTTCTATTCGGACCGCACAAAGTCGCCTTTGCAACGGCTTCGGGCATTATGTCAGACATTTCGTGACGAAGCAGGCGAACAACCTCGCCGCGAGTGTGTCTTCTGCAAGTTAGCGTTGGAACAGGCAGGTCTCAGTGAGCCACTGCGGGCAGCGATCCGCTGCAGTATGGAGCAGACCAAGGCGCTTCACGCGCAGTTAATTCGCGAAGCGCAGGCGGCAGAAGAAGTCTGTTCGCGATTTGACCCGGAACAGCTGGCAGAGTACGTCACGGTGGCACTCGACGGTGCGATGATCCGTGCACAGATTGAAGGCGGGCCCGGCCCCATCGACACGTTCATGCATTTTGTCTTCGACGAACTGCTGAAGCCGTGA
- a CDS encoding efflux RND transporter periplasmic adaptor subunit, with protein sequence MLSAVLLAIGCIATPASAQFPPATVRAVPARVQEMQRHHRVTGSLRAVARGDVAALEEGRVVEVTVREGASVRKGDVIARGDTRRLEAQKSELQATLQKIEALVAQHQAELRQAKLDLDRHRKLVQSNASTMEEFEHRETAVVVAQAQLESEQRRSGEINSQIELLQIRLDDMTVRAPYNGRIVERHTEPGEWIRAGAPFVTMVSSGQVEAWLEVPERFLHGLVAGDTSEASSLQVDVAELSVNVRGSDRSYPVLSAKRVPDVQARARTFPLVLTLDDANGALTPGMSVDAWIPVGSREPVLTVPKDAVIRSGRTEYVFKATEMDGTVTAVQAPVSVQFETGSLAVIVAENLADGDRVVVEGNERLTSGAPIMVVDSMSTSRRKP encoded by the coding sequence ATGCTTTCTGCAGTTCTATTGGCCATCGGCTGCATCGCGACGCCGGCGTCCGCACAGTTCCCTCCGGCCACCGTCAGGGCCGTTCCCGCCAGAGTTCAGGAGATGCAGCGGCACCACCGGGTGACAGGAAGCCTGCGGGCTGTGGCCCGCGGCGATGTGGCGGCTCTGGAAGAGGGACGCGTCGTCGAGGTGACCGTCCGCGAGGGGGCAAGCGTCCGCAAGGGAGACGTGATCGCCCGGGGCGACACGCGCCGACTCGAAGCTCAGAAATCAGAACTCCAGGCAACGCTGCAGAAGATCGAGGCGCTCGTCGCACAACATCAGGCCGAGTTGCGGCAGGCGAAACTCGATCTGGACCGGCACCGAAAGCTGGTCCAGAGCAATGCGTCGACCATGGAAGAATTCGAGCATCGCGAGACTGCCGTGGTGGTCGCGCAGGCACAACTGGAATCGGAACAGCGCCGCTCCGGCGAGATCAACAGTCAGATCGAACTGCTGCAGATCCGGCTCGACGACATGACCGTCCGGGCTCCCTACAACGGCCGGATTGTCGAGCGGCACACTGAGCCGGGGGAATGGATCCGGGCCGGCGCGCCGTTCGTCACGATGGTTTCGTCGGGACAGGTCGAAGCGTGGCTCGAAGTGCCCGAGCGATTTCTCCACGGCCTTGTCGCCGGCGATACGTCGGAGGCCTCGTCACTGCAGGTCGACGTCGCGGAACTTTCGGTGAACGTCCGTGGGAGTGACCGATCCTATCCGGTGCTGTCGGCGAAGCGGGTTCCGGACGTTCAGGCCCGTGCCCGAACGTTCCCGCTCGTGCTGACGCTGGACGATGCAAACGGAGCACTGACTCCCGGAATGTCGGTCGATGCGTGGATTCCCGTCGGATCCCGTGAACCGGTGCTCACGGTGCCGAAGGATGCGGTCATCCGCAGCGGCCGCACGGAGTACGTCTTCAAGGCGACCGAGATGGACGGCACGGTCACGGCGGTCCAGGCTCCGGTGTCGGTGCAGTTCGAGACGGGATCGCTGGCTGTCATCGTTGCCGAGAATCTGGCGGACGGAGACCGCGTCGTCGTGGAAGGAAACGAGCGTCTCACGTCCGGGGCACCGATCATGGTCGTCGACTCGATGTCCACCTCACGGCGGAAACCGTAA